One stretch of Oncorhynchus gorbuscha isolate QuinsamMale2020 ecotype Even-year linkage group LG21, OgorEven_v1.0, whole genome shotgun sequence DNA includes these proteins:
- the LOC124008146 gene encoding cytidine and dCMP deaminase domain-containing protein 1-like → MATTDTVQSNQYLKPTCAVSCNCKGSRDVREASTQTDTKVQGHGPRLSKVNLFTLLSLWMELFPKEEPEDINQNDFTRGTGLVVVRDQRVVGLHCSGPELHVGQVAVIRHGPRLAASDLYFSRRPCATCLKMLINAGVSRISFWPGDPEMSLLAVRPNGTDSISQEAILDAIASEKLKSNSRPHISVVVQPVAPGLQQFVEETSRGSDFMERVSGDDPELDAGDFYWKQRRLNLDTFSEEFLIPHEQCHRDILTKIGLENFCMEPYFSNLRQNMRELVGVLASVAASVPLLQHGFYRKDSQPATSEQPQPQGVSQEIARHCIVQARLLAYRTEDPKVGVGAVIWAEGKSGGCDGTGRLYLVGCGYNAYPVGSEYGQYPQMDTKQQDRQRRKYRYIIHAEQNALTFRSEEIREEENTMLFVTKCPCDECVPLIRGAGIKQIYTTDLDSGKDKGDISYLRFPSLQGVLKFIWQKSSLARRASEHAGPHLANGCEGKHGRQPEQALQSNKRLRSATNPDLSPVC, encoded by the exons atGGCAACGACGGATACTGTACAGTCGAACCAATATTTGAAACCAACCTGTGCCGTTTCATGCAACTGTAAAGGATCTCGCGATGTAAGGGAAGCCAGCACACAAACCGACACCAAAGTACAAG GTCATGGACCCAGGCTGTCCAAGGTTAACCTCTTCACCCTGCTGAGTTTATGGATGGAACTTTtccccaaggaggaaccagaagACATAAACCAGAATGACTTT ACGCGGGGTACAGGCCTGGTGGTGGTTCGGGACCAGAGGGTGGTGGGTCTCCACTGCTCCGGTCCGGAGCTCCACGTGGGGCAGGTAGCTGTGATCAGACACGGGCCCAGGCTGGCTGCCTCAGACCTCTACTTCTCTAGGAGACCCTGCGCTACCTGCCTCAAGATGCTTATCAATG CTGGGGTGAGCCGCATCTCCTTCTGGCCTGGTGACCCTGAGATGAGTCTGCTAGCGGTCAGGCCTAATGGGACGGACTCCATTTCCCAGGAGGCCATATTGGACGCCATTGCATCCGAGAAGCTGAAGTCCAACAGCCGGCCCCACATCAGTGTGGTGGTGCAGCCCGTGGCCCCTGGCCTGCAGCAGTTTGTGGAGGAGACCTCTAGGGGGAGTGACTTCATGGAGAGGGTGTCGGGGGACGACCCCGAATTGGACGCTGGGGACTTCTACTGGAAGCAGAGGAGACTGAACCTGGACACTTTCTCCGAAGAGTTCCTAATCCCACACGAACAGTGCCACCGTGACATTCTCACCAAAATAG GTCTGGAGAACTTTTGCATGGAGCCGTACTTCTCCAACCTGCGTCAGAACATGAGGGAGCTGGTTGGGGTTCTGGCCTCCGTAGCTGCTAGTGTGCCTCTTCTCCAGCATGGCTTCTACAGGAAGGACTCCCAGCCTGCAACCTCTGAGCAGCCCCAGCCTCAGGGGGTGTCCCAGGAAATTGCCAGACACTGCATCGTACAGGCCAGACTGTTGGCCTACAGAACAG AGGACCCTAAGGTTGGGGTTGGTGCTGTCATTTGGGCAGAAGGGAAATCG GGTGGTTGTGATGGCACGGGGCGGCTGTACCTGGTGGGTTGTGGGTACAACGCCTACCCAGTGGGCTCAGAGTACGGACAGTACCCCCAGATGGACACCAAACAGCAGGACCGCCAGAGGAGGAAGTACCGCTACATCATCCACGCTGAGCAGAACGCACTCACCTTCAG GAGTGAAGAGATCCGCGAGGAGGAGAACACCATGCTGTTTGTGACTAAGTGTCCGTGTGATGAGTGTGTCCCTCTGATCCGAGGAGCTGGGATCAAGCAGATCTACACCACTGACCTGGACAGCGGCAAAGACAAGGGAGACATCTCCTACCTCAGATTCCCCAGCCTCCAAGGAGTCCTGAAGTTCATT TGGCAGAAGTCCTCTCTGGCCAGGAGAGCCTCTGAACATGCTGGTCCTCATCTAGCCA ATGGATGTGAGGGGAAGCATGGGAGACAGCCTGAACAGGCCCTTCAATCCAATAAGAGGTTACGGTCGGCAACAAATCCAGACCTTTCCCCTGTTTGTTGA